From the Euphorbia lathyris chromosome 6, ddEupLath1.1, whole genome shotgun sequence genome, one window contains:
- the LOC136233200 gene encoding squalene monooxygenase SE1-like has translation MREKDASLPNVQLEQGTVSSLLEEQGTIKGVQYKTKTGEELNAFAPLTIVCDGCFALFATLRLMCLLVLLGWSWRIVNFLMQIME, from the exons ATGCGGGAAAAAGATGCATCCCTTCCCAA TGTACAATTGGAGCAAGGAACTGTTAGTTCTCTTCTTGAAGAGCAAGGGACAATCAAAGGAGTGCAGTACAAAACAAAAACCGGTGAAGAGCTCAATGCTTTTGCACCTTTGACAATTGTTTGTGATGGATGCTTCGCTCTCTTTGCAACCCTAAG GTTGATGTGCCTTCTTGTTTTGTTGGGTTGGTCCTGGAGAATTGTCAACTTCCTTATGCAAATCATGGAGTAG
- the LOC136232211 gene encoding protein DEFECTIVE IN MERISTEM SILENCING 3-like gives MKEEASIIPSNEMQNGGSMQAQSVIYNSKKFQDDLHTAGIQIKQHEDNLKFLKSQRNKLEDSILDLQVILGNYHSARPPSGESESHSSNQSEEETVKQILQHETFAAGILCQLRTRHGTHAPQLGFTKDVLGIVATLGKVDDDNLSRLLSEYLGVETMLGIVCKTYEGVQALETYDKEGHINSDSGIRGFGTTIGRTLDGRFLIICLENLRSYCGEFVDDDPQRRLDLLQPKLPNGECPPGFIGFAVNMIHVDYMNLLYVSDVYGLRETLFYSLFSRLQVYKSREEMLLALPLISDGAISLDGGIIKPNGFFSLGNRTDVDVRFPKPSISANPPDSYMETENQLKQKTWEKEKLTEDLKREQMLLNSARFNFERKKEEFVKFLSETSANTAHMQGGQDRFNPR, from the exons ATGAAAGAAGAAGCTAGTATTATCCCAAGTAATGAAATGCAAAATGGTGGTTCTATGCAAGCCCAATCCGTCATATACAATTCTAAG AAATTTCAAGATGATCTACACACAGCGGGAATCCAAATCAAGCAGCATGAGGATAACTTGAAATTCTTGAAAAGTCAACGAAACAAATTAGAAGACTCAATACTTGATCTGCAAG TTATTCTTGGTAATTATCACTCCGCAAGACCTCCTAGTGGTGAAAGTGAAAGCCATTCCTCCAATCAGAGTGAGGAAGAAACGGTAAAGCAGATTCTGCAGCATGAAACTTTTGCTGCAGGCATTCTGTGTCAGCTGAGAACGCGCCATGGTACTCATGCACCTCAACTCGGATTCACTAAGGATGTACTTGGTATTGTTGCTACTTTGGGCAAGGTGGATGATGATAATCTTAGCAG GCTTCTTTCAGAGTACTTAGGAGTAGAGACAATGCTAGGAATTGTTTGCAAGACTTACGAAGGTGTTCAAGCTCTTGAAACTTATGACAAGGAAGGCCATATAAATAGTGATTCTGGAATTCGAGGCTTTGGTACTACTATCGGACGGACTCTAGATGGTcgatttcttatcatttgtctCGAAAATTTAAG ATCTTACTGTGGTGAATTTGTGGATGATGACCCTCAAAGAAGGCTTGATCTTCTACAGCCAAAATTGCCTAATGGCGAGTGCCCACCTGGATTTATTGGTTTCGCTGTTAACATGATCCATGTGGATTACATGAATTTGTTGTATGTATCCGATGTTTATGGCCTCAGAGAGACTCTATTTTACAGCCTCTTTTCTCGCCTGCAAGTTTACAAAAGTAGGGAGGAGATGCTACTTGCTCTTCCACTTATAAGTGATGGAGCAATTTCACTGGATGGAGGAATTATTAAGCCTAATGGTTTCTTTTCCTTGGGGAATCG GACTGATGTTGATGTAAGATTTCCAAAACCTTCCATATCAGCAAATCCACCTGATAGCTACATGGAAACTGAGAATCAACTCAAACAGAAGACATGGGAAAAGGAGAAGTTGACAGAGGATTTAAAGCGAGAGCAAATGCTGTTGAATTCTGCAAGATTCAATTTTGAGAGAAAGAAGGAAGAGTTTGTTAAGTTTCTCTCAGAAACCTCTGCAAACACAGCTCAT ATGCAGGGAGGACAGGATAGGTTCAACCCTAGATGA